One genomic window of Rhizomicrobium sp. includes the following:
- a CDS encoding homoserine O-acetyltransferase, with protein sequence MAGVGNPKFLRPVADTDADIGHAITFDAPLTLDCGQTVAPLTVAYMTYGTLNADKSNAVLVCHALTGDQFAASAHPVTGKQGWWDTMVGPGKPIDTDRFFVICSNVLGGCMGTTGPAEISPATGRPYGLDFPLVTIRDMVRAQAMLLDALGIEKVLSVIGGSMGGMQVLQWAAEFPGRVVSAVPIACAARHSAQNIAFHEVGRQAIMADPDWKNGTYQLHGVQPSKGLAVARMAAHITYLSEAALQRKFGRELQDRERISFGFGPDFQIESYLRHQGIAFVDRFDANSYLYITRAMDYFDIAAEHGGVLAAAFAGAKARFLIVSFTSDWLFPTAENKHVAHALNASAATVSFVEIATDRGHDAFLLDEPEMFATIRGFLNSVAVSVGA encoded by the coding sequence ATGGCGGGAGTCGGAAATCCGAAATTCCTGCGTCCGGTGGCCGACACCGACGCCGATATCGGCCACGCGATCACTTTCGACGCGCCGCTGACGCTGGATTGCGGCCAGACCGTCGCGCCCCTGACCGTGGCGTACATGACCTATGGCACGCTGAACGCCGACAAATCGAACGCGGTGCTGGTCTGCCATGCGCTGACCGGAGATCAGTTCGCCGCCTCGGCCCATCCCGTCACCGGCAAGCAGGGCTGGTGGGACACGATGGTCGGGCCGGGCAAGCCGATCGATACCGACCGGTTCTTCGTCATCTGCTCCAACGTGCTCGGCGGCTGCATGGGCACGACGGGACCGGCGGAGATCTCGCCGGCGACGGGCCGGCCCTACGGCCTCGACTTCCCGCTGGTCACCATCCGCGACATGGTGCGGGCGCAGGCCATGCTGCTCGACGCGCTCGGCATCGAGAAGGTGCTGAGCGTGATCGGCGGCTCGATGGGCGGCATGCAGGTGCTGCAATGGGCGGCGGAATTTCCCGGCCGGGTGGTCTCGGCGGTGCCGATCGCCTGCGCGGCGCGCCATTCGGCGCAGAACATCGCCTTCCACGAAGTCGGCCGCCAGGCGATCATGGCCGATCCGGACTGGAAGAACGGCACCTATCAACTCCACGGCGTGCAGCCCTCGAAGGGCCTGGCGGTTGCGCGCATGGCGGCGCACATCACCTATCTGTCGGAGGCCGCGCTGCAGCGCAAATTCGGCCGCGAATTGCAGGATCGCGAGCGGATCTCGTTCGGCTTCGGGCCGGACTTCCAGATCGAGTCCTATCTGCGCCACCAGGGCATCGCCTTCGTCGACCGCTTCGACGCCAATTCCTATCTCTACATCACGCGCGCGATGGACTATTTCGACATCGCCGCCGAGCATGGCGGGGTGCTCGCGGCGGCCTTCGCCGGTGCCAAGGCGCGTTTCCTGATCGTCTCCTTCACCAGCGACTGGCTGTTCCCCACCGCGGAGAACAAGCATGTCGCGCACGCGCTGAACGCCAGCGCCGCCACCGTCAGCTTCGTGGAGATCGCGACCGACCGCGGCCACGACGCCTTCCTGCTCGACGAGCCGGAGATGTTCGCGACCATCCGCGGCTTTCTGAATTCGGTCGCGGTCTCGGTGGGCGCATGA
- a CDS encoding crosslink repair DNA glycosylase YcaQ family protein, with protein MNKPFHIPNEKARALILARHGLSGVRQAGGAAAVAPLIGKLGYVQLDSIKIVERAHHHILFSRHTGYRPRHLDRLQAKAPALFEHWTHDSSLIPLEHYPHWRHRFARSKANVAAWRERYGDDKVLDVVRGHIEQHGASRARDFAHLGGRTGPWWGWGPAKAALEYLWRTGELAVLARDGFEKIYDLSERVIAKDLRTARPTRLQTLDWAHNAALDRLGAGTARMIADFWGHASIPEAAKWIEGEKKKGRLIDVTLEGAPGLRGFNAVARPDIEAQVAHLPAPTSRLRVLSPFDPVLRDRARVERIFGFDYRLEVFTPGPKRTYGYYVFPLLEGDRFVGRIDMKAERAKDALAVKALWMENRLTLSKARRGKLERELARQARLGEVRDILFPQSALKTV; from the coding sequence GGCGGGCGGGGCGGCCGCGGTGGCGCCGCTGATCGGCAAGCTCGGCTATGTGCAGCTCGATTCGATCAAGATCGTCGAGCGGGCGCATCATCACATTCTCTTTTCGCGCCACACCGGCTATCGGCCGCGCCATCTCGATCGGCTGCAGGCCAAGGCGCCGGCGCTGTTCGAGCACTGGACGCACGATTCCTCGCTCATCCCGCTGGAGCATTATCCGCATTGGCGCCACCGCTTCGCCAGGAGCAAGGCCAATGTCGCGGCGTGGCGCGAGCGCTATGGCGACGACAAGGTGCTGGACGTGGTGCGCGGGCACATCGAACAGCACGGCGCGTCGCGGGCGCGCGACTTCGCGCATCTGGGCGGACGCACCGGGCCGTGGTGGGGCTGGGGGCCGGCCAAGGCGGCGCTCGAATATCTCTGGCGCACCGGCGAGCTCGCGGTGCTGGCGCGCGACGGGTTCGAGAAGATCTACGATCTGTCCGAGCGCGTCATCGCGAAGGATCTGCGCACGGCGCGGCCGACGCGGCTGCAGACGCTGGACTGGGCGCACAACGCGGCGCTCGACCGGCTGGGCGCCGGGACGGCGCGGATGATCGCGGATTTCTGGGGCCATGCCTCCATCCCCGAGGCGGCGAAATGGATCGAGGGCGAAAAGAAGAAGGGCCGGCTGATCGACGTGACGCTGGAGGGCGCGCCCGGCCTGCGCGGCTTCAATGCCGTGGCGCGGCCCGACATCGAAGCGCAGGTGGCGCACCTGCCGGCGCCGACTTCGCGGCTGCGGGTGCTGTCGCCGTTCGATCCGGTGCTGCGCGACCGGGCGCGGGTCGAGCGCATCTTCGGCTTCGACTATCGGCTCGAGGTGTTCACGCCCGGACCGAAGCGGACCTATGGCTACTACGTCTTCCCCCTGCTGGAGGGCGACCGCTTTGTCGGCCGCATCGACATGAAGGCGGAGCGGGCGAAGGACGCCCTGGCGGTCAAGGCGCTGTGGATGGAGAATCGGCTGACGCTGAGCAAGGCGCGGCGGGGCAAGCTCGAACGGGAACTGGCGCGGCAGGCACGGCTCGGCGAGGTACGCGACATCCTGTTCCCGCAATCCGCGCTCAAAACCGTCTAA
- the hisC gene encoding histidinol-phosphate transaminase, which yields MTLTPRPGILDIVPYVGGRAEVTGVAKTYKLSSNESALGASPKAIEAFLSAAHGLDIYPEGSAKHLRETIAQHYGLDPARIVCGNGSDEILTLLAAAYLRPGDEVLFSEHAFLVYRIAALTNSARPISVPEKNLTTDVDALLAAVTPRTRLVYLANPNNPTGTYLPHDEVRRLQAGLPADALLVIDAAYAEYVRRNDYETGIEMVSRFPNVVMTRTFSKIYGLAGLRVGWSYCPADVVDVLNRIRGPFNVSVPAQRAAAAALTDSAHLETNFAHNEKWRAWLTDAIRKLGLRVDDSVANFVLIHFADAATAKEADDFLSRRGVILRGVASYGLSQCLRLSVGPEEGNRAAVAALADFVKAR from the coding sequence ATGACGCTCACGCCCCGTCCCGGCATCCTCGATATCGTGCCCTATGTCGGCGGCCGCGCCGAAGTGACGGGTGTGGCGAAGACCTACAAGCTGTCGTCCAACGAATCGGCGCTCGGCGCCAGCCCCAAGGCGATCGAGGCTTTCCTGTCGGCGGCGCACGGCCTGGACATCTATCCCGAAGGCAGCGCCAAGCACCTGCGCGAGACGATCGCGCAGCATTACGGGCTCGATCCGGCGCGCATCGTCTGCGGCAACGGCTCCGACGAGATCCTGACCCTGCTGGCGGCGGCGTATCTTCGACCCGGCGACGAAGTGCTGTTCAGCGAGCACGCCTTCCTCGTCTATCGGATCGCGGCGCTCACCAACAGCGCCAGGCCGATCTCGGTGCCGGAGAAGAACCTCACGACCGATGTCGATGCCCTGCTGGCGGCGGTGACGCCGAGGACGCGGCTGGTCTATCTCGCCAATCCGAACAACCCGACCGGCACCTATCTTCCGCACGACGAGGTGCGCCGGCTGCAGGCGGGGCTTCCGGCCGACGCGCTGCTCGTCATCGACGCGGCCTATGCCGAATATGTCCGCCGCAACGACTACGAAACGGGGATCGAAATGGTCTCGCGCTTCCCCAATGTCGTGATGACGCGGACTTTCTCGAAGATCTATGGCCTCGCGGGCCTGCGAGTCGGCTGGTCCTATTGCCCGGCGGACGTGGTGGACGTCCTCAACCGCATCCGCGGTCCGTTCAACGTCTCGGTGCCGGCGCAGCGCGCCGCGGCGGCGGCGCTGACCGACAGCGCCCATCTCGAAACCAATTTCGCGCACAACGAGAAATGGCGCGCCTGGCTGACCGACGCGATCCGCAAGCTCGGCCTGCGGGTCGACGACAGCGTCGCCAATTTCGTGCTGATCCATTTCGCCGACGCGGCAACGGCGAAGGAGGCGGACGACTTCCTCTCGCGGCGCGGCGTCATCCTGCGCGGCGTGGCGAGCTATGGCCTTTCGCAGTGCCTGCGGCTCAGCGTGGGGCCGGAAGAGGGCAATCGCGCCGCCGTCGCCGCGCTGGCCGATTTCGTGAAAGCCAGATGA
- a CDS encoding methyltransferase domain-containing protein, with the protein MQLDAADLADFYEAPLGLLTRRIVARQLRVLWPSAKGACLLGYGFAVPYLRQFQAEAERVVALMPAQQGVVAWPPARSLTALGDEAALPFPDAFFDRILVVHGLEGADGARPLLRQLWRVLAPEGRLLLVAPNRTSLWAQLDRSPFGVGRPFSRGELDRLLRGALFEPLAWDRALYMPPFRGRRLVGTGMGWDRILKRIAPGTAGVHLVEAGKTFYGSAPVRVGKTVPQWAPAREAQATMRGER; encoded by the coding sequence ATGCAACTTGATGCCGCAGACTTGGCGGATTTCTACGAGGCGCCGCTGGGCCTTTTGACGCGGCGCATCGTAGCGCGGCAATTGCGCGTCCTGTGGCCGTCGGCCAAGGGCGCCTGCCTGCTTGGCTATGGATTTGCCGTGCCTTATTTGAGGCAGTTCCAGGCCGAGGCCGAACGCGTCGTCGCGCTCATGCCGGCGCAGCAGGGCGTCGTCGCCTGGCCGCCTGCCCGTTCCTTGACCGCGCTCGGCGATGAGGCAGCCTTGCCTTTCCCCGACGCCTTCTTCGATCGCATCCTCGTCGTGCACGGTCTTGAAGGCGCCGATGGCGCGCGTCCCCTGCTGCGCCAGCTCTGGCGCGTGCTGGCGCCGGAAGGTCGCCTGCTGCTGGTCGCGCCCAACCGCACGAGCCTGTGGGCCCAGCTCGACCGCTCGCCGTTCGGCGTCGGCCGGCCGTTCAGCCGCGGCGAGCTCGACCGGCTGTTGCGCGGCGCCCTGTTCGAACCGCTGGCCTGGGACCGCGCGCTCTACATGCCGCCGTTCCGCGGCCGCCGCCTCGTCGGCACCGGGATGGGCTGGGACCGCATTCTCAAGCGGATCGCGCCGGGCACCGCCGGCGTGCATCTGGTCGAGGCCGGCAAGACCTTCTACGGCAGCGCACCGGTGCGCGTCGGCAAGACGGTTCCGCAATGGGCGCCGGCGCGCGAGGCGCAGGCCACGATGCGCGGCGAACGTTAA
- the metW gene encoding methionine biosynthesis protein MetW, with translation MTAALRPDLAAIAEMIPLGARVLDVGCGDGALLEVLSTTKGVDGRGIELSQQNVNACVARGLPVMQGDADTDLGEYPSGAFDVAILSQTIQATRNPKEVLGHLLRIGRRTVISLPNFGHWRVRASLVVHGRMPRTRALSYHWYDTPNIHLCTIADFLGLAREMGAKIERALALDEKGRSSAMRAESWGPNILADGAIFLLKKD, from the coding sequence ATGACGGCGGCGCTGCGCCCCGATCTGGCGGCGATCGCGGAGATGATCCCCCTGGGCGCGCGGGTGCTCGACGTCGGCTGCGGCGACGGCGCGCTGCTGGAAGTTCTTTCGACCACCAAGGGCGTGGACGGGCGCGGCATCGAGCTGTCGCAGCAGAACGTGAACGCCTGCGTGGCGCGCGGCCTGCCGGTGATGCAGGGCGATGCCGACACCGACCTTGGCGAATATCCGTCCGGCGCGTTCGACGTGGCGATCCTGAGCCAGACGATCCAGGCGACGCGCAATCCCAAGGAGGTGCTGGGCCATCTCCTGCGGATCGGGCGGCGCACCGTGATCTCGCTGCCGAATTTCGGCCATTGGCGGGTGCGCGCCTCGCTTGTCGTTCACGGCCGCATGCCGCGGACGCGCGCGCTGAGCTATCACTGGTACGACACGCCGAACATCCATCTGTGCACCATCGCCGATTTCCTCGGGCTGGCGCGGGAGATGGGCGCGAAGATCGAGCGCGCGCTGGCGCTGGACGAGAAGGGCCGCTCGAGCGCGATGCGGGCCGAATCCTGGGGCCCGAACATCCTGGCGGACGGCGCGATCTTTCTGTTGAAGAAGGATTGA
- a CDS encoding prephenate/arogenate dehydrogenase family protein: MKKPLFDRVAVLGFGLLGSSVARAMRRGGVAGHIVAHDRRDALAVARKLKLADSYAATPAAAVRGADLVILATPVGAYGALARAFASSLKSGAIVSDVGSVKGSVIADVAPHLPKTVHFVPAHPVAGTEQSGPAAGFAELFDGRWCLLTPPKGTDKRAVKAMRAFWERLGSKVETMDVKHHDLVLAVTSHVPHLIAYNIVGTADDLKSVTEGEVIKYSAGGFRDFTRIAASDPTMWRDVFLNNKDAVLEVLGRFSEDLSALQRQIRWGDGDALFKLFTRTRAIRRGIVDAGQDSAAVNFGRTPAPVAEKKTRKR; this comes from the coding sequence ATGAAGAAGCCCCTGTTCGACCGCGTCGCCGTGCTGGGCTTCGGCTTGCTCGGCTCGTCCGTGGCGCGGGCGATGCGGCGCGGCGGCGTCGCCGGTCATATCGTGGCGCACGACCGCCGCGACGCGCTCGCCGTCGCGCGCAAGCTCAAGCTCGCCGACAGCTACGCCGCGACGCCGGCGGCGGCGGTGCGGGGCGCCGATCTGGTGATCCTGGCGACGCCGGTCGGCGCCTATGGCGCGCTCGCCAGGGCCTTCGCGTCCAGCCTGAAGTCGGGCGCCATCGTCAGCGATGTCGGCTCGGTCAAGGGCTCGGTGATCGCCGATGTCGCGCCGCATCTTCCCAAGACCGTGCATTTCGTGCCGGCCCATCCGGTCGCCGGCACCGAACAGTCCGGCCCCGCCGCCGGCTTCGCCGAGTTGTTCGACGGCCGCTGGTGCCTGCTCACCCCGCCCAAGGGCACCGACAAGCGCGCGGTCAAGGCAATGCGCGCCTTCTGGGAACGGCTCGGCAGCAAGGTCGAGACGATGGACGTCAAGCATCACGATCTGGTGCTCGCGGTCACCAGCCATGTGCCGCATCTGATCGCCTACAACATCGTCGGCACCGCCGACGATCTGAAGAGCGTGACCGAGGGCGAGGTGATCAAATACTCTGCCGGCGGCTTTCGCGATTTCACGCGCATCGCGGCCTCGGACCCCACGATGTGGCGCGACGTGTTCCTCAACAACAAGGACGCGGTGCTCGAAGTGCTGGGCCGCTTCAGCGAGGATCTGAGCGCCTTGCAGCGTCAGATCCGCTGGGGCGACGGCGATGCGCTGTTCAAGCTGTTCACGCGTACCCGCGCAATCCGCCGCGGCATCGTCGACGCCGGCCAGGACAGCGCCGCGGTGAATTTCGGCCGCACGCCCGCGCCGGTGGCGGAGAAGAAGACGCGTAAGCGCTGA
- a CDS encoding DUF2125 domain-containing protein, which produces MKYSSRFFLYAPLALFLSLAAATGVYWWVVAGALSARLDAMNGHEAMPGVTLSFKSKSVSGFPFNLDVVFQDFSLTVKTPHGPASWASEKFAMHGLTYGREQFIYEAAGRQALRWTDLAGKAHAMPFEVGDLHASTIAGERGLSRFDLDLVGFGSPALTAGRVQLHARIAPGGTVLDLFATADGVHLSPRLTSLFGPDIVSVKLSAAAAPARAFDGLRAGLTDWVSALETFRAANGALAVNDLEISWKGLSAMGKGRLALDAAHAVDGLLDFKIAGIETLLDNARRHGARGNPNDGIAAALLDRAAVGGSNQAGLLGAVVGFHGGIVTVGGEPATTEEPLY; this is translated from the coding sequence ATGAAATATTCCAGCCGGTTCTTTCTCTATGCGCCGCTGGCGCTGTTCCTGTCGCTCGCGGCGGCGACCGGCGTCTATTGGTGGGTGGTCGCGGGCGCGCTGTCGGCGCGGCTGGACGCGATGAACGGGCATGAGGCGATGCCCGGCGTGACGCTCAGCTTCAAGTCGAAGAGCGTCAGCGGCTTTCCGTTCAACCTCGATGTCGTGTTCCAGGACTTCAGCCTGACGGTGAAGACGCCGCATGGGCCTGCGTCCTGGGCGAGCGAGAAATTCGCGATGCACGGCCTGACCTATGGCCGCGAGCAGTTCATCTACGAGGCGGCGGGGCGGCAGGCGCTGCGCTGGACCGATCTCGCGGGCAAGGCGCATGCGATGCCGTTCGAGGTCGGCGACCTGCACGCCAGCACCATCGCGGGCGAACGCGGGCTGTCGCGTTTCGATCTCGACCTTGTCGGCTTCGGCTCGCCGGCGCTGACGGCGGGTCGGGTGCAGCTTCACGCGCGGATCGCGCCGGGCGGCACCGTGCTCGATCTCTTCGCCACCGCCGACGGCGTGCATCTGTCGCCACGGCTGACGTCTTTGTTCGGCCCGGACATCGTGTCGGTGAAGCTCAGCGCCGCCGCCGCGCCGGCGCGGGCGTTCGACGGGTTGCGCGCCGGCCTGACCGATTGGGTGAGCGCGCTCGAAACCTTCCGCGCCGCGAATGGCGCGCTGGCGGTGAACGATCTGGAGATTTCGTGGAAGGGGCTGAGCGCGATGGGCAAGGGCCGCCTCGCGCTCGATGCGGCGCATGCGGTGGACGGCTTGCTGGATTTCAAGATCGCCGGCATCGAGACGCTGCTCGACAATGCCCGCCGCCATGGCGCGCGCGGCAATCCGAATGACGGCATCGCGGCGGCGTTGCTCGACCGCGCGGCGGTCGGCGGGAGCAACCAAGCGGGACTGCTGGGTGCTGTGGTCGGCTTTCACGGCGGCATCGTCACCGTCGGCGGCGAACCCGCGACGACGGAAGAGCCGCTGTATTGA